One window from the genome of Balaenoptera musculus isolate JJ_BM4_2016_0621 chromosome 3, mBalMus1.pri.v3, whole genome shotgun sequence encodes:
- the MOB3A gene encoding MOB kinase activator 3A isoform X1 encodes MSNPFLKQVFNKDKTFRPKRKFEPGTQRFELHKKAQASLNAGLDLKLAVQLPAGEELNDWVAVHVVDFFNRVNLIYGTISDGCTERSCPVMSGGPKYEYRWQDEHRFRRPTALSAPRYMDLLMDWIEVQINNEDVFPTNVGTPFPKNFLQVVKKILSRLFRVFVHVYIHHFDRIAQLGSEAHVNTCYKHFYYFVTEFGLIDTKELEPLKEMTARMCH; translated from the exons ATGTCCAACCCCTTCCTGAAGCAGGTCTTCAACAAGGACAAGACCTTCCGGCCCAAGCGCAAGTTCGAGCCGGGCACCCAGCGCTTCGAGCTGCACAAGAAGGCGCAGGCGTCGCTGAATGCGGGGCTAGACCTGAAGCTGGCTGTGCAGCTGCCTGCCGGCGAGGAGCTCAACGACTGGGTGGCCGTGCACGTGGTGGACTTCTTCAACCGCGTCAACCTCATCTACGGCACCATCAGCGACGGCTGCACCGAGCGCTCCTGCCCCGTCATGTCAGGCGGCCCCAAGTACGAGTACCGCTGGCAGGACGAGCACAGGTTCCGGCGGCCCACGGCGCTGTCGGCCCCCCGGTACATGGACCTGCTCATGGACTGGATCGAGGTGCAGATCAACAACGAGGACGTCTTCCCCACCAATGTCG GCACGCCGTTCCCCAAGAACTTCCTGCAGGTGGTGAAGAAGATCCTGTCGCGGCTCTTCCGCGTGTTCGTGCACGTCTACATCCACCACTTCGACCGCATCGCGCAGCTGGGCTCCGAGGCACACGTCAACACCTGCTATAAGCACTTCTACTACTTCGTCACGGAGTTTGGCCTCATCGACACCAAGGAGCTGGAGCCGCTG AAAGAAATGACCGCACGGATGTGCCACTGA